A stretch of DNA from Mycobacterium senriense:
ATTTGCCGACGCCGTCGGGTCCCAGCACCACCGCCCCGCGCGCCCCGTCGGCCAACGCCGCGTCCAGCCGCTCTGAGGCCGTCGCGTGTTGGGGGACGTTCCATCGAATCGGCACTGCCGAATTTTATGGCGCGAGAGCGGGGCGGCAGGGCGAAAGCCCAGATATGACGGGCCGTACGCGGTTGGTCTACCTTTGGCGGATATGCCCGGCCAACGCGCTTCGTCCAGCGAGTGGTCGGTCTGCGTGTACTGCGCATCCGGCCCGCAGCATCCCGAATTGCTCGGCGTCGCTGCGGAACTCGGCGAGGCGATCGCCGAGCGCGGCTGGACGCTGGTGTGGGGTGGGGGACGGGTGTCGGCGATGGGCGCGGTGGCGAGCGCGGCGCGCGGTCGCGGCGGCCGGACCGTCGGCGTCATCCCCAAGATCCTGATGCGCCGCGAGATCGCCGACGCGGACGCCGACGAGCTGATCGTCAGCGACACCATGCACGAGCGCAAGCAGCTCATGGAGGGCCGTGCCGACGCGTTCGTCGTGCTGCCCGGTGGCCTCGGCACCCTCGACGAGTTGCTCGACGCATGGACGACGGCCTTCCTCGGCCTGCACGACAAACCCATCGTGTTGCTGGATCCGTTCGGTCACTACGAAGGGCTGTGGACCTGGTTGTGCGGACTGCTGGACAACGGTTACATCTCCCAGGTGGCGATGGACCGGTTGGTGCTGGTCGACAAGGTGAGCGCGGCGCTGGAAGTGTGCGCACCCGGCTGAGGCCGTCGCCGGGTTTGCCACCCCTACTAGGCTGTCCGCCGAGCTTGACTTTGGAAACGAATTGAGGGGATCACGTGTCCGATCGTGACGGGGGAGCGCGCACGGCGGTCAAACTGACCGACATCGCATCTCGGGTGCCGGCGGTGCTGGCCGACCTGCCGGTGATCGTGCGCGGCGCGATGACCGGGCTGCTGGCCCAGCCGGGTTCCAAGAAATCGATCGGCACGGTGTTCCAGGAGCGGGCCGCCCGCTACGGCGACCGGATCTTCCTGCGCATGGGCGATCAGCAACTGACCTACCGCGACGCCAACGCGGCCGCCAACCGGTACGCCGCCGTGCTGGCCGCGCGCGGCGTCGGCCAGGGCGACGTGGTCGCCATCATGTTGCGCAACTCGCCCAACACCGTGCTGGCCATGCTGGCCGCGGTCAAGTGCGGCGCGGTCGCCGGCATGCTCAACTACCACCAGCGCGGCGAGGTGCTCGCGCACAGCCTCGGCCTGCTGGACGCCAAGGTGCTCATCGCCGAGGCCGATCTGGTCAGCGCCGTGGCCGAGTGCGGCGGCTCGGGGAGCACCGAGACGCTGACCGTCGAGGACCTGGAGCGGTTCGCGGTGAGCGCGCCGGCCACCAACCCCGCATCGGCGTCGGCCGTGCACGCCAGGGACACAGCGTTCTACATCTTCACCTCGGGCACAACGGG
This window harbors:
- a CDS encoding TIGR00730 family Rossman fold protein translates to MPGQRASSSEWSVCVYCASGPQHPELLGVAAELGEAIAERGWTLVWGGGRVSAMGAVASAARGRGGRTVGVIPKILMRREIADADADELIVSDTMHERKQLMEGRADAFVVLPGGLGTLDELLDAWTTAFLGLHDKPIVLLDPFGHYEGLWTWLCGLLDNGYISQVAMDRLVLVDKVSAALEVCAPG